The following is a genomic window from Dermatophilaceae bacterium Soc4.6.
GCCGCGCTTCGCCGACCAGGCCCGGCACCTGGCCGCCGACCTGGCGACCGACCCGGGGGTGGATGCGCAGCTGCTCCATACGGACCTGCACTTCGCCAACGTGCTCGCCGGCGGCCGGGTGCCCTGGTTGGCCATCGACCCCAAGCCGATGGCCGGCGACCGGGCCTTCGAGGTGGCCCCGGTGCTGTGGAACCGCGCCGACGAGCTCGGCTCCGGATCGGCCGTCCGGTGGAGCCTGCGCCGACGGGTCGAGGTCGTGTGCGACGCAGCCGGGATCGACGAGGCGAAGGCCCGCGCGTGGGCCGTCGTGCGGGTCGTCGACTGGGCGCGGGACCTCGCGCCCGGGTGCGACGACGCCGGTCTGGCCGTGTCGATCCTCAAGGCCGTGAACGACTGATGGCGCTGCGACTGGTGCCTGACCGCCCCCTCGACGACTGGGACCGGCTGCTGCACGCGGTGCCGCAGATGGGCTACGTCTACGGCGTCTCCCGCACGCAGGTCACCCGTGCGTGGGACCGAGAGGTGCCGTCGTGGGCCAGCGGGATGGGTCGGCTGCTCACCGCGGCGCAGGTCACCCCCGTGACGATCGAGGGGGTCGACTACGAGATCCTCGGCTGGGAGCGCCGCGGTGGCGGTCGCACCGGATGGCTCTGCCCGCCACCGACGAACGCGGCGCTGCCGTCCTCGGCCCATCCGCACCACGCCGAGCTGCTGGGCGCGCTGGGGGGCATCTTCGAGCGCTGGCAGGAGCCCACGACGTGGTTGAGCGGCAGCACCGAGAGCCTGCTGCGGCCCCAGCTGCGCCACTCCGCCGACTTCCTGCACGACCACACCTGGCGCTGGGAGGAGGACGGCCTCGAGCTGCCGATCGACCCGGCGCAGTGGTATTCCGTCAGCGACGACGCCAACGGCAACGCCACGCTGTGCCACCGGGTCGACGGCGACGTGCTGCGCTGGGCCCCCCACGACGACTTCTACACCAAGCGCCAGCTCGAGGACTGCCCCGAGGGCACGCTCTACCGCATCGACGGCACCCCCGACTTCCGGCTGTGGGTCGAGCAGCTCGCCCTGCAGTGGCTCACGGTCGTCTGGGCGTGATCGCGGGCGCCCCGGTACTGTCGGCTCGAGGCACATCGCGACGCACCGGCACCACCACCGCACCCACGAGGGGGACGCTGCATGACTGAGCAGGGCGGTCAGGCCGAGCCGGCGGCCGACCTGCGGGGGGCGGGGCTGCCGTCGCAGGCGCTGCGGCAGCGCGCGGGTGCCTTCGCCACCGAGCTGCTCGAGCTGCCGCCCCGCTCCCCCGGGTTCGCGGTCAAGGTGGCCTCCATCAGCTCGATGGGTGAGCCCGACGTGCGAGCGGCTGCGGCGCTGAGCGACCGCTTCCTGAGCCGCGACGTCGGGTCGGCACCGGGGCGACCCGACGCCCAGGGGCTGGTGGCGGACGCCCTGTCGCGTCTGCGGGGGGTGGTGTCACGGCTCGCACCGGCAGGCACCGCAGGAGGTGGCCTGCGTCGACTGCTGCGCCGACTGCCAGGAGACGACTCCCTCGCCGACTACTTCGCCGGGTTCGACTCCGCACAGGACGAGCTCGACGTCATCCTCGTCGACCTCGTGGGCGGTCAGGACGGCCTGCGTCGCGACAACGCGGTCATCGAGGCCGAGCGCGCCTCGGCCCTCGCCCTGCTGGCCCGTCTCGAGCAGTACGAGGACCTCTGCGCCCAGCTCGACGCGGTGCTGGTGAGCGAGGCCGACGCGTTGACGGCCGCTGGCCGCGGCGACGCAGCCGACGTCGTGCGCGCCGAGGCCCTCACGGCCGTGCGCCGACGGCGGGTCGACCTGGCGACCTCGCACGCGGTCACCTTGCAGGGCCAGCTCGTCCTCGACGTCGTGCGCGACACCAACCTCGAGCTGATCCGCGGCGTCGACCGGGCCCAGCGCACGACCCTCGTGGCGCTGCGCACCGCCGTCGCCGTCGCTGAGGCGAGGCAGCACCAGACGCTGGTGCTCGGTCGCATCGCCGGCCTCGGGGCCGTGGTCGAGCGGGCGCTCGAGCCGGGGGCGTCGCCCGACGACCTCGGGCGCCTCACCACCGCCTTCAACGAGGTCGTCGCGAGCATCGACGCGATCGACGACCTGCGGTCCCGGTCCCGGGCTGCCATCGAGGCGGGGCGGCGGTGAGGCGCTGGCTCAGGCGCGTCGCCGGCGACGAGGCGGTCGACCCGGCCGTGGCACCGACGGCGCGACGCGACGATCCCGCGGCGTTGCGTGACGCGCTCGACGCCCTCGTCTCGCTGATCAACGCCAACGCCGGGCAGATGCCGACGCGGGCGCTCGTCGACGCCCGCCGGCTCACCGACACCCTGGCCGAGATCGTCGACACGACCTCCACCCGTCCGCTCGACACGTATGCCGTCATCTCCCTGCGCAGCACCATGGACGACTACCTGCCGACCACCCTGCGGCGCTACCTCGCCCTGGACCACACCCAGCGAATCGACACGTCGGCGACCGACCAGAGTGCGAACGACGCACTGCTGCAACAGATCGAGGTCCTGCAGCAGTCGGTGACGGCGAGCCTGCTCGCCGTTCGGCAGCAGGACGCACAAGCCCTCATGATCCAAGGTAGCTTCTTGGAAACCCGCTTCTCAGGATCGGATCTCGACATCTGATGGCTGCTCCGATGGTCCGCGGCGCCAACGTCGCCCTCACCCGTGAGATCCCCTCGCTGCGATCGGTCGTGCTCGGCATCTCACTGGCCCCCGCCGACTCGGTGCTGGCCGACAACCTCGTGGTCGCCACCATCCTGTGCGACGCCGGGGGGCGGGCGCTGTCGCACGAGCACTTCGTGTTCTTCAACCAGCTGAGCTCACCCGACCGGTCGGTCACCCAGCTCGCCGCGTCGGCGGGTCGCGACACCGAGCAGATCGAGGTCGACCTGCGTGACGTGCCCGCCGACATCGAGCGCATCGTCGTCGTCACCTACATCAACGAGGGCATCGCCGCCAACCGCTCGCTCGGTCAGCTGCGCTCGGCCACGATCCGGGTGCTCGACCTGGCCGGCGACGTCGAGCTGGTCCGCTCCGAGGACCTCGCTCCGGGCCTGAGCACCGAGACCGGGCTGGTGCTGGGCGAGCTCTACCGCCACGACAACGGGTGGAAGTTCAAGGTCGTCGGGCAGGGCTACACCTCCGGGCTGGTGTCGATGGCGGCCGACTTCGGGCTGGAGCTGTGACCCGTCTCGACCCCGCTACGGCCAACCCACGCACCGACCTCCCATGGCTGCGACACCGGCGCAGCGCCGAGCCGCCTCCTCCCGTCACCGCTCCCCCGCGCACGAGCCCGCTCGACCTCTCCACCGCGCCAGCGACCCCAGCAGCGCCAGCCGCCCCAGCCGCCAGCAGCCTCGACCTCACGCTCCCGCCCCCCGCGGGGTCGAACGCCCTCGACCTCGGTCCACCACCGCCCCTGCCCTCACCCGAGGGCCGTGCAGACCGTGCCCGTGGTGGCCCCGCCGACCTCGCCCCGGGTCCAGGGTCCATCGCCCGGTACGAGCCGCGTCGGGTGCGAGCCGGCGACGACGTGCTCCTCGCCGGGTCGTCGCCCACGGTGACTCTCACCCGGCTGCAGTCGGGCACCGGCGCGGTCCGGGTGCGACTGGTGGCCTCGGGCGCCACGTCGGACCTCCGCCTCGGGTGCGCCTACCAGCTGGTCGACGGCACCGGGCTCGTCCGACGGGACCCCGGCCCCCAGACCGCCCCCGCAGACGGTCGACGACCCGTGATCAGGGCGTCGTACGACGCAGGTGAGGTGCTCACCGTCGACCTCGTGCAGGTGCGACGGCTCAGCCGGATGGTGGTCTTCCTCTCGTCCGCCACCGGCCAACCCGTCCAGGCCAGCGGCACTCTCGTCGTCGAGATGCTCGCCGGCACGAGGGTGCGGATCCCCCTCGACCGGTCTAGGAGGGCCGCTGGCCCGGGGGTGCTCGTCCCGCTGTCGATCTACGACGTCGACGGTGAGATCGTCCTGCGCAACGAGGGCATCGTGGTCGACGGTCCTGTGCGCGCGGCAGCCCTCGCTTTCGGCTTCGACCGCATCACCTGGGTCGACGACCACACCCCGCTGGTCTGACCCGACACGTGCCGCCCGGCGACCGCGGCCGGTCGGCGACGAGCGGAGGCTACTTGCGCCCGGCCTTCCATTTCATGCCCCAGCCGTAGGCCTCGTCGAGGGCTGACTGGCCGGTGTAGAACTGCACCTCACGGTTGACCACGAGCTCGCCACCACGGTTCTCCAGGAGCGCGATCGCGCACATGCTCGCGCCCTCGCGCGACTCGTCGAGCCGCACCTCGATCGGGGCACCCTGCGCGGGCATCAGCGTGACCACACCGTCGGCCGCCGCCCAGTTGGGGACCCCCTCGTAGATGAAGGCGAAGACGAGGATGCGCTTGATCCTGGCGAGCTGCCCGAGGTCGACGTAGAGGTTCTCGCCACCGCTGTTGGTGCCCGAGCGGTCGTCGCCGTCGAGCCAGACCACGGGCGGCCCGTCCTCGCGGTTGCGGAAGAGCCCCCCGAGCGCCTGCACGACGCTCTTCGACCCGTCGGTCAGCTCGTAGAGGCAGCCCAGGTCGAGGTCGATCGCCGGGCTCGACGCGGCCATCGCCCGCTTGAGGAAGTTGCCACCGCTCGGGGCCGCGGGGCGGGCGTTCCAGTTGAGGTTGACCCGCAGCTGCCCGGTCGACTGACCCCGCTTGGTCAGCGAGACCGTGGGCGCCGCCTTGGTCAGGCTGACGGCTCCCTGGGGGGCGGCCGGAGAAGGTGGGGCAGCCGGGGTCGCCGGGCTTGCCGAGGGTGCCGGGGCAGCCGGGTTCGTTGCCGCCGGCGGGGTGGGGCGCTTGGTGTAGTCGATGGCCATGGGTTCTCCAGTCGTGGACGGCCACGGCGTGCACGGACGCGTCGGCCGGTCGGGGTCAGCGGGTGGGTGGTGCGGGGGCCGGGTCCACGCGCCACTGACAGCAGCGCGTGGACCCGCACTCAGCGGGATCAGCCGGGATCAGCCGGCCATCGCGGGTTGTCGGCGGTTGCGCACCAGCGACGAGACGAAGGCGGCGGCGATGAAGCCGACGCCGATCAGACCGGTGACGATCTCGGGAACCTCCGTCTTGATGCTGACGAAGAGGATCACCGCGAGCGCCCCGATCGCCCAGTGCGCCCCGTGCTCGAGGTAGACGTAGTCGTTGAGCGTGCCCTTACGGATGAGGAACACCGTCAGCGACCGGATGTACATCGCACCGACGCCGAGGCCCGTGGCGATGATGAAGATGTCCTGCGTGATGGCGAAGGCGCCGATGACCCCGTCGAAGGAGAACGACGCGTCGAGCACCTCGAGGTAGAGGAACAGGAAAAACGCCGCCCGCCCGGCAGCCTTGGCCACACCGGTCGGGCCCGTCGAGGCCGCGGTGTCGGGACCGTCCTCAGCCTCGTCACCAGCCCCCTCGAAGAGCGCCCCCAACCCGTTGACCAACAGGTAGGTCACGACACCGAGGGCCCCGGCCACCATCACCGTCGAGGGCGTCTGAGCCAGCAGCTCGGCGGTGAGGACGAGCACGACGAGACCGACCACGACCGAGACCTGGTCGAGCTTGCCGATCCGGGCCAGCGGCCGCTCGAGCCAGGTCAGCCACCGGATCTCGCGGTCCTCGAAGATGTAGTCCAGGAACAGCATGAAGAGGAACATCCCACCGAAGGCGGCGATCGACGGGTGGGCCTGCTTGAGCAGGTAGGCGTAGGTGCCGGGCTCGTCGGCCAGCCCGCCCTTGATCGCGAGCTGCACCGCCTCGACCGGGTTGAGGCCGGCCGTGACCGCGACGATGAGCAGCGGGAACAGCAGCCGCATCCCGAAGACGGCGATGACGATGCCCACGGTGAGGAACATCTTCTGCCAGAAGGCGTTCAGCTTCTCGAGGATGGTCGCG
Proteins encoded in this region:
- a CDS encoding toxic anion resistance protein produces the protein MTEQGGQAEPAADLRGAGLPSQALRQRAGAFATELLELPPRSPGFAVKVASISSMGEPDVRAAAALSDRFLSRDVGSAPGRPDAQGLVADALSRLRGVVSRLAPAGTAGGGLRRLLRRLPGDDSLADYFAGFDSAQDELDVILVDLVGGQDGLRRDNAVIEAERASALALLARLEQYEDLCAQLDAVLVSEADALTAAGRGDAADVVRAEALTAVRRRRVDLATSHAVTLQGQLVLDVVRDTNLELIRGVDRAQRTTLVALRTAVAVAEARQHQTLVLGRIAGLGAVVERALEPGASPDDLGRLTTAFNEVVASIDAIDDLRSRSRAAIEAGRR
- a CDS encoding TerD family protein; this translates as MAAPMVRGANVALTREIPSLRSVVLGISLAPADSVLADNLVVATILCDAGGRALSHEHFVFFNQLSSPDRSVTQLAASAGRDTEQIEVDLRDVPADIERIVVVTYINEGIAANRSLGQLRSATIRVLDLAGDVELVRSEDLAPGLSTETGLVLGELYRHDNGWKFKVVGQGYTSGLVSMAADFGLEL
- a CDS encoding DUF475 domain-containing protein, encoding MILRIFGWSFGITVVALVGALAIGGVKALTLVAILIVLEISLSFDNAVVNATILEKLNAFWQKMFLTVGIVIAVFGMRLLFPLLIVAVTAGLNPVEAVQLAIKGGLADEPGTYAYLLKQAHPSIAAFGGMFLFMLFLDYIFEDREIRWLTWLERPLARIGKLDQVSVVVGLVVLVLTAELLAQTPSTVMVAGALGVVTYLLVNGLGALFEGAGDEAEDGPDTAASTGPTGVAKAAGRAAFFLFLYLEVLDASFSFDGVIGAFAITQDIFIIATGLGVGAMYIRSLTVFLIRKGTLNDYVYLEHGAHWAIGALAVILFVSIKTEVPEIVTGLIGVGFIAAAFVSSLVRNRRQPAMAG